From Asterias rubens chromosome 6, eAstRub1.3, whole genome shotgun sequence, one genomic window encodes:
- the LOC117291944 gene encoding zinc finger protein Pegasus-like has translation MSTFPRFKCSFPNCSFTAKRLALLKNHIRNHSEDKPFKCRYCTYSTQSRSNCKVHEQRMHTFQRPHKCQYCPYCCVQSSTLRQHVQIKHKDRCQYRCFKCNNFHCQREGQLTFHLLKIHQISEITDITPYLNPNYAPGGMFSGGSGYSTGQVDNMAYSLGKLSQPQHLSSQNTMNAPVPSQPASQYKPMKSKHNEFTLNTVPTLMMQRPEQSLASQGIASSTAMTHSSWTSNMNARRPYSRQEKKANRQASQNDFSDRSLVAGSSIIKPLDDSSEVIEIENEDEVVTLSDEGKQNCPQLQQAENHIFMCNQCLMTFTTEDSFMSHMVANHSDTAILDHIESCEENLQSLEESPHQDNITSSSTAAYSFTTNQAMMLDTSPVPVAISQNNFAAPIPVKQEQEVQLSSPTLQESWLPVSDRDPRAGGDAVSQRLGSDSTTESAFSNTAPSQIHGRAASHDGSVGQSREDTPMFDMPSPTTTNSNIASTSTQTIPLSLNRGGTTINQSRYCCAHCNITFPDNVLFTIHRGAHGFHSPFECNFCGKDCGNKYEFASHLHNCS, from the exons ATGTCGACCTTCCCAAGGTTCAAGTGCAGCTTTCCAAACTGCTCATTTACAGCCAAGCGTCTAGCACTGCTGAAAAATCACATCAGAAACCACAGCGAGGACAAACCGTTTAAATGTCGCTACTGCACCTACAGTACACAGTCACGTAGTAACTGTAAAGTGCACGAGCA GCGTATGCATACATTTCAGAGGCCTCACAAGTGCCAGTACTGTCCGTATTGCTGTGTTCAGAGTAGTACACTTCGACAGCATGTTCAG aTCAAGCACAAAGACCGCTGCCAGTATCGATGTTTCAAATGCAATAACTTCCACTGCCAACGAGAGGGACAACTCACCTTCCACCTCCTAAAAATCCACCAGATATCTGAGATAACAGACATAACCCCCTACCTGAATCCAAACTACGCTCCAGGCGGTATGTTTTCAGGTGGTAGTGGGTATTCAACGGGTCAAGTCGACAACATGGCATACAGCCTCGGCAAGTTGTCACAACCTCAACATCTGTCCTCGCAAAACACAATGAATGCACCAGTTCCATCACAACCAGCTTCTCAATATAAACCAATGAAATCCAAACACAATGAGTTTACCCTAAACACTGTCCCCACCCTGATGATGCAGAGACCCGAACAGTCTCTTGCGTCGCAAGGAATAGCAAGCTCTACAGCAATGACACATTCCAGTTGGACATCAAATATGAATGCCAGAAGACCCTACTCAAGGCAAGAGAAGAAAGCGAATAGGCAAGCCAGCCAGAATGACTTCTCTGATCGCAGTCTTGTGGCAGGTAGCTCCATAATCAAACCTCTAGATGATTCTTCGGAGGTAATTGAAATCGAAAACGAAGACGAAGTCGTGACTTTGAGCGATGAAGGGAAGCAAAATTGTCCCCAGCTACAGCAAGCTGAAAATCACATCTTCATGTGTAATCAATGCCTAATGACATTCACAACTGAGGACAGTTTTATGAGCCACATGGTAGCCAACCACTCCGACACTGCCATCTTAGATCATATTGAGTCTTGTGAGGAGAACTTACAATCGCTAGAAGAAAGCCCTCATCAGGACAACATCACAAGCTCTAGCACTGCAGCTTACTCTTTCACCACGAACCAAGCAATGATGTTGGATACATCTCCAGTGCCTGTAGCAATCTCGCAGAATAACTTTGCAGCACCCATACCAGTGAAACAGGAACAAGAAGTACAGCTTTCCTCACCAACGCTACAGGAGAGTTGGCTTCCAGTATCAGACAGAGATCCTAGGGCTGGTGGTGATGCGGTATCTCAACGACTCGGCTCAGATTCAACAACAGAAAGTGCGTTTTCAAACACTGCTCCGAGTCAGATTCATGGCAGAGCAGCGAGCCATGATGGCAGTGTGGGACAATCAAGAGAGGACACACCCATGTTTGATATGCCGTCACCCACCACAACAAACAGTAATATTGCATCCACATCAACTCAGACAATTCCATTATCCTTGAATAGGGGTGGTACCACCATAAATCAGTCCAGATACTGCTGTGCCCATTGTAACATCACCTTTCCCGATAACGTGCTTTTTACGATACATCGTGGAGCTCACGGATTTCACTCTCCGTTTGAGTGTAATTTCTGCGGGAAGGATTGTGGCAATAAATATGAATTCGCCTCACATTTGCACAATTGTTCCTAA